A single region of the Rhodococcus sp. W8901 genome encodes:
- a CDS encoding glycoside hydrolase family 19 protein, whose product MSRVRIAGLATATVAGLCVGNLAIGPIASSSAETLPTPAAAVQFLDTTNLRKALDLPESTSAAAPVAQARVMPALGSADPAAPPAPAAAPVAPPVAPAPPSPASVTLDELVSIVPQVAPDQLAQYVAPLNEALAKAGIDTPVRKSAFIAQLVVESDSFRTFEEYASGRAYEGRADLGNFAPGDGERYKGRGAIQVTGRHNYQSVSDYLGIDFVAHPELMATPENAFETAAWYWQSRNLNATADTAGIEQVSRVVNGGTHGLPQRIDSFMRGLAVLH is encoded by the coding sequence ATGTCACGAGTCCGCATCGCCGGTCTCGCCACCGCGACCGTCGCCGGACTGTGTGTCGGCAACCTCGCGATCGGACCAATCGCATCCAGCTCAGCAGAGACCCTGCCGACACCGGCCGCAGCGGTGCAGTTCCTCGACACGACCAACCTGCGGAAGGCGCTCGACCTTCCCGAATCGACCTCCGCGGCGGCCCCCGTCGCCCAGGCCCGTGTCATGCCGGCCCTCGGGTCGGCCGATCCGGCCGCGCCGCCTGCACCGGCGGCCGCGCCGGTCGCCCCCCCGGTCGCACCGGCGCCACCCAGCCCCGCATCGGTCACCCTCGACGAGCTCGTGAGCATCGTTCCGCAGGTGGCGCCCGACCAGCTCGCACAGTACGTCGCGCCGCTCAACGAGGCGCTCGCCAAGGCGGGGATCGACACCCCCGTCCGCAAGTCCGCCTTCATTGCCCAGCTCGTCGTCGAGTCCGACTCCTTCCGTACGTTCGAGGAGTACGCCTCGGGCCGCGCCTACGAGGGCCGTGCAGACCTGGGCAACTTCGCGCCCGGCGACGGCGAGCGGTACAAGGGTCGCGGCGCGATCCAGGTGACCGGCCGGCACAACTACCAGAGCGTCAGCGACTACCTCGGCATCGACTTCGTCGCACACCCCGAGTTGATGGCAACGCCGGAGAACGCGTTCGAGACCGCCGCGTGGTACTGGCAGTCCCGCAACCTCAACGCCACGGCGGACACCGCCGGCATCGAGCAGGTCTCGCGGGTCGTCAACGGCGGAACCCACGGCCTGCCGCAGCGCATCGACAGCTTCATGCGGGGACTCGCCGTCCTCCACTGA
- a CDS encoding TIGR02678 family protein, translated as MRSRSVSPLDLDSYQRAARVILSNHLVTQTYPDRLALPLLRRWATELRDDLLDLFGYRLEVTETTARLFTVADRLESGIPARTANDRTFDRHRYAYLALALAALGRAGNQITLSELADHVAAEAAQVPGVTLSTDRAADRDAFVDAVGWLAARGAIVLADGDAGGWASNPDAGEALYDIDRSVVVALFRPPRALQHLTSVRTLLSGEKAPQDDDLIGLRTGDPRETARRMRRALVERPVVYADELTDDERLQLALPRTAADVEELTGLVAERRAEGIAMIDPSGRMSDIRFPSTGTVSQVALLLAGEMADRVLDLDAPGLPRRPLPESNQREVIARLDAAIPSAGIFEELAEHIDPADHDDDTDEGDRPEPALYSMLDDAWIAAAVDELVLRFGRTFAAQWQADRQGLKRNAIALLHRLQLIRVVDGGVLVLPTIARFRGVVVNIRDRTAQSELFDEPVPSESHENAPVEK; from the coding sequence GTGAGGTCTCGTTCCGTCTCGCCGCTGGACCTCGACTCGTACCAGCGGGCCGCCCGGGTGATCCTGTCGAATCACCTGGTGACGCAGACGTATCCCGACCGACTCGCGCTGCCGCTGCTGCGGCGGTGGGCCACCGAACTGCGCGACGACCTGCTCGACCTGTTCGGATATCGGCTCGAGGTCACCGAGACCACCGCCCGCCTGTTCACCGTCGCGGACCGACTCGAATCGGGAATCCCGGCACGCACCGCCAACGACCGGACGTTCGACCGGCACCGCTACGCCTACCTCGCCTTGGCGCTCGCGGCGCTCGGCCGGGCCGGCAACCAGATCACCCTGTCGGAGTTGGCCGACCACGTCGCCGCCGAGGCCGCGCAGGTGCCCGGCGTGACGCTGTCCACCGACCGGGCCGCCGACCGCGACGCGTTCGTCGATGCCGTCGGCTGGCTCGCGGCCCGCGGCGCGATCGTCCTCGCCGACGGCGACGCCGGCGGCTGGGCGTCCAATCCCGATGCGGGCGAGGCTCTCTACGACATCGACCGGTCGGTCGTCGTCGCCTTGTTCCGTCCGCCCCGCGCACTCCAGCACCTGACCTCGGTCCGGACGTTGCTCTCGGGTGAGAAGGCACCGCAGGACGACGACCTGATCGGCCTGCGCACCGGAGATCCCCGCGAGACCGCACGGCGGATGCGACGGGCCCTCGTCGAGCGGCCGGTGGTGTACGCGGACGAACTGACCGACGACGAGCGACTGCAGCTCGCGCTGCCCCGCACCGCCGCCGATGTCGAGGAGCTGACCGGACTGGTCGCCGAACGCCGGGCCGAGGGGATCGCGATGATCGACCCGTCGGGCCGCATGTCCGACATCCGGTTCCCGAGCACCGGCACCGTCTCCCAGGTCGCGCTGCTGCTCGCCGGCGAGATGGCCGATCGGGTCCTCGACCTCGACGCGCCCGGTCTCCCGCGCCGCCCGCTGCCCGAGTCGAACCAGCGCGAGGTGATCGCCCGACTCGACGCGGCCATTCCGAGCGCGGGAATCTTCGAGGAGCTCGCCGAGCACATCGATCCTGCCGACCACGACGACGACACCGACGAAGGCGATCGACCCGAGCCGGCGTTGTACTCGATGCTGGACGACGCCTGGATCGCGGCGGCCGTCGACGAGTTGGTGCTGCGCTTCGGGCGCACCTTCGCGGCGCAGTGGCAGGCCGACCGGCAAGGATTGAAGCGCAATGCGATCGCACTGCTCCATCGCCTGCAGTTGATCCGGGTGGTCGACGGTGGTGTCCTGGTGCTGCCGACGATCGCGCGGTTCCGCGGCGTCGTGGTCAACATCCGGGACCGCACCGCCCAGTCCGAGCTGTTCGACGAACCCGTTCCCAGCGAATCCCACGAGAACGCACCCGTAGAGAAGTAG
- a CDS encoding TIGR02680 family protein: MAHARFKPTRAGIVNLWDYRDQEFSFADGRLVLRGPNGSGKTKALEVLFPFVFDGRIEPRRLNPFAGEERTMKSNLLYRGQDSAHSYVWMEFARGSQDDPEAVTVGIGMRASRQNDKVTRWYFVAEGRVGVDFSLLGSDDRPLTKKQLAEQLGSDAITDRPVDYRAAIDARLFGLGTERYDQLINLILTLRRPQLAKNLDPKGLSQALTDGLRPLDEQLVLEAARSFSDMEEVSRALEGLAAADQAAHSFVTVYSKYLSQQARTDVEQVSRRIESVERAKTVLDEAVALQTSRQEERLLAEGRFTAAERALEQGRADLETLQRSGAYEGKQQLDDLAAAVAQLKLSTEQQADKARRAQATLEQRTDEATRASDSVKRATAELVRAEEQLAEAAEQAGIVWSPLPDGARSDQITTAVRGHAEERDGDVRAVRAALATVDKAGTERARADRAADKGRELLEAAQAAVAEAEATVALARADCAAALRAWWTEHSAEYASIGVTADVFSALDTALSLAGEDDSPSLTTVLHERTQSALDDQRARRRHAVTEQAAATERIAALRADRDRVAAEKDDAPARFAFRTGDRSELSGAPLWRLVRFADGVEPAVAAGVESALAAANLLDGWVSAGDSAQPDAESEQFLVPLSEALRPQGPTLADVLEVEPDAGVPEEVVQAIIESIALDGAGAASAGAVGVGVDGRFWQGVQRGRHVKADAEYIGTTARKRRRAQRIEEIAQEITETEARRDTAHAEESETTALLDRISTAGKSLPRTSGVLAAIKKLTEAAGALRSRSESTASAGEELDHAIADHTAKDKELRAVAVAHRMSHQARDIDAVAASIRHFESRGEQLLRCRREQEKELELHREAVDRLEEARGNTEEFVEEAAVAEENYAQQISRLETLREALGSSAEQIDADLEQVRARIEVCKTEQRSARKAYDAAVEQIGKAEGAHSAAIEALRSALTETRTDVDRLAPYARRDLLDLLGVEGSHSWPQSSAAWLTADQLVYRIATEGDVESPILPPEVDALYRAMDAATASVKTSENAKKATRSALTAALQDFDAQLAAAGQDYRLQWDAPDGLTVVRVQDDQGYSSIGEFATRIAAARQDQEVLLTDSERRILEDALLTGLAQQIHERTADARDLIAQMGAEMRERRMSSGSTIGVHWVLADNLDDSSRAVSKLLDRAPSALSADELATVRAHFAAQVRIARAAHPERSYPEILAAALDYRRWRVFSFTLIGGDGSEDRLTVARHSALSGGEQSVSLHLPLFAAAHVMLSSADPHSPRLLGLDEAFAGVDDNGRSELLGLSVQFDLDLFMTGYDLWITYGGVPGCAHYDLAHSTAEQSVSAALLVWSGGELLAEHDGSDLARALGSPMRRRVPATAEGGLEFAEV, translated from the coding sequence ATGGCACACGCGCGCTTCAAGCCGACCCGCGCCGGGATCGTCAACCTGTGGGACTACCGCGACCAGGAGTTCTCGTTCGCGGACGGGCGTCTCGTCCTGCGTGGACCCAACGGTTCGGGCAAGACCAAGGCGCTCGAGGTGCTGTTCCCGTTCGTCTTCGACGGCCGCATCGAGCCGCGCCGCCTGAACCCGTTCGCGGGTGAGGAACGCACGATGAAGTCGAACCTGCTGTATCGAGGCCAGGATTCGGCGCATTCGTACGTGTGGATGGAGTTCGCGCGCGGCTCGCAGGACGACCCGGAGGCCGTCACGGTCGGAATCGGAATGCGCGCGAGCCGCCAGAACGACAAGGTCACCCGCTGGTACTTCGTCGCGGAAGGCCGCGTCGGCGTCGACTTCTCCCTCCTCGGTAGCGACGACCGGCCGCTGACCAAGAAGCAGCTCGCGGAGCAGCTCGGCAGCGACGCCATCACCGACCGTCCTGTCGACTACCGAGCCGCCATCGACGCCCGGCTGTTCGGGCTGGGCACCGAACGCTACGACCAGCTCATCAACCTCATCCTGACCCTGCGCCGCCCGCAGCTGGCCAAGAACCTCGACCCGAAGGGGCTGTCGCAGGCCCTCACCGACGGCCTGCGCCCCCTCGACGAGCAGCTGGTGCTCGAGGCGGCGCGTTCCTTCAGCGACATGGAGGAGGTGAGTCGCGCGCTCGAGGGTCTCGCCGCCGCCGACCAGGCCGCGCACAGCTTCGTGACGGTGTACTCGAAGTACCTGAGCCAGCAGGCCCGTACCGACGTCGAACAGGTCTCCCGGCGCATCGAGTCGGTGGAACGAGCGAAGACCGTGCTGGACGAGGCCGTCGCACTGCAGACGTCCCGGCAGGAGGAGCGGCTGCTCGCCGAGGGTCGGTTCACCGCCGCCGAGCGCGCCCTCGAACAGGGCCGCGCCGACCTCGAGACGCTGCAGCGGTCCGGGGCCTACGAGGGCAAGCAGCAGCTCGACGACCTGGCTGCCGCCGTCGCACAGCTCAAGTTGTCCACCGAGCAGCAGGCCGACAAGGCACGCCGGGCGCAGGCGACGCTCGAGCAGCGCACGGACGAGGCCACGCGGGCATCGGATTCGGTGAAGCGGGCGACTGCCGAGCTGGTGCGCGCCGAGGAGCAGCTGGCCGAGGCCGCCGAGCAGGCCGGCATCGTCTGGAGCCCGCTGCCCGACGGGGCGCGGTCGGACCAGATCACCACCGCGGTCCGTGGACACGCCGAGGAACGCGATGGCGACGTCCGCGCGGTCCGGGCGGCGCTCGCCACGGTCGACAAGGCCGGCACCGAACGAGCGCGGGCCGATCGCGCCGCCGACAAGGGCCGCGAACTGCTCGAGGCGGCGCAGGCGGCGGTCGCCGAGGCCGAGGCCACGGTCGCGTTGGCGCGGGCCGATTGCGCCGCCGCGCTGCGGGCCTGGTGGACCGAGCATTCGGCGGAGTACGCCTCGATCGGGGTGACCGCCGACGTGTTCTCCGCGCTGGACACCGCGCTGTCGCTGGCCGGCGAGGACGACTCCCCCAGCCTCACCACGGTGCTGCACGAGCGGACGCAGTCCGCCCTCGACGACCAGCGCGCGCGGCGGCGGCACGCCGTGACCGAGCAGGCCGCGGCCACCGAACGGATCGCCGCGCTGCGCGCCGACCGCGATCGCGTCGCGGCCGAGAAGGACGATGCCCCTGCGCGATTCGCGTTCCGTACCGGCGATCGGAGCGAGCTGTCCGGGGCCCCGCTGTGGCGGCTGGTGCGCTTCGCGGACGGCGTCGAGCCCGCGGTGGCCGCGGGCGTCGAATCCGCGCTGGCCGCCGCGAACCTGCTCGACGGCTGGGTGTCGGCCGGAGACAGTGCGCAGCCGGACGCCGAATCCGAGCAGTTCCTGGTGCCACTGTCCGAGGCCCTGCGGCCGCAGGGCCCGACCCTGGCCGACGTCCTCGAGGTGGAACCCGATGCCGGAGTCCCGGAGGAGGTGGTGCAGGCGATCATCGAGTCCATCGCGCTCGACGGCGCCGGCGCCGCGAGCGCCGGCGCCGTCGGAGTAGGGGTGGACGGCCGGTTCTGGCAGGGCGTGCAACGCGGCCGCCACGTCAAGGCGGACGCCGAGTACATCGGCACGACCGCACGGAAGCGGCGCCGAGCACAGCGGATCGAGGAGATCGCACAGGAAATCACCGAAACCGAGGCGCGGCGCGACACCGCCCACGCCGAGGAGTCCGAGACGACCGCGCTGCTCGACCGGATCTCGACCGCCGGGAAGTCGCTTCCCCGCACGTCCGGGGTCCTCGCCGCGATCAAGAAGCTCACCGAAGCCGCCGGCGCGCTCCGCAGCCGGTCCGAGTCCACCGCGAGCGCCGGCGAGGAACTCGATCATGCGATCGCGGACCATACCGCCAAGGACAAGGAGCTCCGCGCGGTCGCCGTCGCACATCGCATGTCGCACCAGGCGCGCGACATCGACGCCGTGGCGGCCTCGATCCGGCACTTCGAGAGTCGGGGCGAGCAGCTGCTGCGCTGCCGTCGCGAGCAGGAGAAGGAACTCGAACTCCACCGGGAGGCCGTCGACCGGCTCGAGGAGGCCCGCGGTAACACCGAGGAGTTCGTCGAGGAGGCTGCAGTCGCGGAGGAAAACTACGCGCAGCAGATCTCGCGTCTCGAGACGCTCCGGGAGGCCCTGGGCTCGAGCGCCGAGCAGATCGATGCCGACCTCGAGCAGGTTCGCGCCCGGATCGAGGTCTGCAAGACCGAGCAGCGATCCGCACGCAAGGCCTACGACGCGGCCGTCGAGCAGATCGGCAAGGCCGAGGGCGCCCACAGCGCCGCAATCGAGGCGCTGCGCAGCGCGCTGACCGAGACGCGCACCGATGTCGACCGCCTCGCACCCTATGCGCGACGCGATCTACTCGATCTTCTCGGCGTCGAGGGCTCGCACTCGTGGCCCCAGAGCAGTGCCGCGTGGCTCACAGCCGACCAGCTGGTGTACCGGATCGCGACGGAGGGCGACGTGGAATCGCCGATCCTGCCGCCCGAGGTGGACGCGCTGTACCGCGCGATGGATGCGGCGACCGCCTCGGTGAAGACCAGCGAGAACGCCAAGAAGGCCACCCGCTCGGCGCTCACCGCGGCGCTGCAGGACTTCGACGCCCAGCTCGCGGCGGCCGGACAGGACTATCGCCTGCAGTGGGACGCACCGGACGGTCTGACAGTGGTCCGCGTGCAGGACGACCAGGGCTACTCGTCGATCGGCGAGTTCGCGACCCGGATCGCCGCGGCCCGCCAGGACCAGGAGGTACTGCTCACGGACTCCGAGCGCCGCATCCTCGAGGACGCTCTGCTCACCGGACTGGCACAGCAGATCCACGAGCGCACCGCCGACGCCCGCGACCTGATCGCCCAGATGGGCGCGGAGATGCGCGAGCGGCGCATGTCGTCGGGCAGCACGATCGGCGTGCACTGGGTCCTCGCCGACAACCTCGACGACAGCTCGCGAGCCGTGTCCAAGCTCCTCGACCGGGCCCCGTCGGCCCTGAGCGCCGACGAACTGGCGACCGTCCGGGCGCACTTCGCGGCTCAGGTGCGGATCGCCCGCGCCGCCCATCCCGAGCGGTCGTACCCGGAGATCCTCGCCGCCGCGCTCGACTACCGACGGTGGCGGGTGTTCTCCTTCACACTGATCGGCGGCGACGGCAGCGAGGACCGCCTCACCGTCGCCCGGCACAGCGCACTGTCCGGCGGTGAACAGTCGGTGTCGCTGCACCTGCCGCTGTTCGCCGCGGCACACGTGATGCTCTCGTCGGCCGATCCGCACTCACCGCGCCTGCTCGGCCTGGACGAGGCGTTCGCCGGTGTCGACGACAACGGCCGCAGCGAACTGCTGGGGCTGAGCGTCCAGTTCGACCTGGACCTGTTCATGACCGGATACGACCTGTGGATCACCTACGGCGGTGTGCCGGGGTGCGCACACTACGACCTGGCGCACTCGACCGCCGAGCAGAGCGTCAGCGCCGCGCTGCTGGTGTGGTCCGGCGGCGAACTGCTGGCCGAGCACGACGGCAGTGATCTGGCCCGGGCACTGGGGTCACCGATGCGGCGACGCGTCCCGGCCACCGCGGAGGGCGGCCTCGAATTCGCCGAGGTCTAG